In Horticoccus luteus, the following proteins share a genomic window:
- a CDS encoding helix-turn-helix transcriptional regulator produces the protein MSSVALDPCPALEDGRDYFAPHRPLTVLGPSRSDNASPSNITRFTPARETRFPSTASRAPDHAFWAAPAHSAASLQFLGWGLRNFSEHAPAVRQSDEWVYAVIESGAPTLVMKGRSEQISAPALVLIGPGRPFTWRDDPAQTTKMLEWRWRRPIHPAIAQAQADAVKHFTLAPSELAELRQLHAFTRAEVHRGDSCSDTALMGLHALLEALVVRISECSACDPRKEIVARAVRWIEAHLATRQPLARLADFLGVSPATVRRLFREQFGSTVMKTIAELRRREAERMLAGKEVTVKEVAYHLGYRHPHDFSRAFRKYTGKLPSRLDAACATSTGA, from the coding sequence ATGAGCTCTGTTGCCCTCGACCCCTGCCCCGCCCTCGAAGATGGCCGGGACTATTTCGCCCCGCATCGTCCCCTTACCGTGCTCGGACCCAGCCGCTCCGACAACGCGAGCCCGAGTAACATCACGCGTTTCACGCCCGCTCGCGAAACACGGTTTCCGAGCACCGCCTCGCGCGCACCGGACCACGCCTTCTGGGCTGCCCCGGCTCACTCCGCCGCCTCCCTTCAATTCCTCGGGTGGGGCCTGCGCAATTTCTCCGAACACGCCCCCGCCGTCCGCCAGTCGGATGAATGGGTTTACGCCGTCATCGAATCAGGGGCGCCCACGCTCGTCATGAAGGGCCGCTCCGAACAGATCAGCGCGCCCGCTCTCGTCTTGATCGGTCCCGGCCGCCCCTTCACTTGGCGCGACGATCCGGCGCAAACCACCAAGATGCTCGAATGGCGCTGGCGCCGCCCGATTCATCCCGCGATCGCCCAAGCGCAAGCCGACGCCGTCAAACATTTCACCCTGGCCCCGTCCGAACTGGCGGAATTGCGCCAACTGCACGCCTTCACGCGCGCCGAAGTGCACCGCGGCGACTCATGCTCCGACACCGCGCTGATGGGCCTGCATGCGCTGCTCGAAGCCTTGGTCGTGCGCATCAGCGAGTGCAGCGCCTGCGATCCCCGCAAGGAGATCGTGGCCCGCGCCGTGCGCTGGATCGAAGCCCATCTCGCCACCCGCCAACCCCTCGCCCGGCTCGCTGATTTTCTCGGTGTTTCTCCGGCGACCGTGCGCCGCCTCTTCCGCGAGCAATTCGGCTCTACGGTCATGAAGACGATCGCCGAACTGCGCCGTCGCGAAGCCGAGCGGATGCTCGCGGGCAAGGAAGTCACCGTGAAAGAGGTCGCCTACCACCTCGGCTACCGCCACCCGCATGACTTCAGCCGCGCGTTCCGTAAATACACGGGCAAACTACCCTCCCGTCTCGATGCCGCCTGCGCGACCTCGACCGGTGCTTAA
- a CDS encoding aspartate aminotransferase family protein has product MKPTADTLPSTLDWARVDLDRVPHLPVPPPGPLSKSYHERCTKYFKGLSGQVKLFPVAFERGQGCVLEDVDGNRYIDFSSGIYVTTLGHCHPKITEAISAAASQLMNAHDFTTPIKMRLMEKLAEVLPGDLNGFQLYDCGTAAVEAGIRVLRAATGKHETVSCFGDFHGKTYGAVSLGQIRSHVYGAVRAPGAHMVPRPDPYRPIWTKTDGTIDTDQYIAFYDQYLERATVGSVAGLVLEPIQGWGGSIIPPDDFFPKIRKFCDDRKILLMADEVLTSWGRTGKWLCLEHWGVIPDVVTLGKGFGNGFPVTCVAVRECYKESFETISASSSYGGNPMACAAALAATEVIEDEGLLAHAEHLGAVALRRMQRMQAEHKIIGDVRAKGCLMGIELVKDRAAKTPFDRAGTMVYQKAFRKGLAWIPAGHILRMSPPIVMDEDTLLKGLDMIDEAIGETARELGFA; this is encoded by the coding sequence ATGAAACCCACTGCGGATACCCTTCCTTCCACGTTAGACTGGGCACGCGTCGACCTCGACCGTGTGCCGCACCTGCCCGTGCCGCCGCCCGGACCGCTCTCCAAATCCTATCACGAGCGCTGCACTAAATATTTCAAAGGGCTCAGTGGCCAAGTGAAGCTCTTCCCCGTCGCCTTCGAACGCGGGCAAGGCTGCGTGCTCGAGGATGTCGACGGCAACCGCTATATCGATTTTTCCTCCGGCATCTACGTCACCACCCTCGGCCACTGTCATCCCAAGATCACGGAGGCGATCTCGGCCGCGGCTTCGCAGCTCATGAACGCCCACGATTTCACCACGCCGATCAAGATGCGGCTGATGGAGAAACTCGCCGAGGTGCTCCCCGGTGATCTCAACGGTTTTCAACTCTACGACTGCGGCACCGCCGCCGTGGAGGCCGGCATTCGCGTCCTGCGCGCCGCCACCGGCAAACACGAAACCGTGAGTTGCTTCGGCGACTTCCACGGCAAGACCTACGGCGCCGTTTCCCTCGGCCAAATCCGCTCTCATGTTTACGGCGCAGTCCGCGCGCCCGGTGCCCACATGGTCCCGCGCCCCGATCCCTATCGGCCGATCTGGACGAAAACCGATGGCACCATCGATACCGATCAATATATCGCGTTCTACGATCAGTATCTCGAGCGCGCCACCGTCGGCTCCGTCGCCGGTCTGGTGCTCGAACCCATCCAGGGCTGGGGCGGCTCGATCATTCCTCCCGACGACTTTTTTCCGAAGATCCGGAAGTTTTGCGACGATCGCAAAATCCTCCTCATGGCCGACGAGGTGCTCACCAGTTGGGGCCGCACCGGCAAATGGCTTTGCCTGGAGCACTGGGGCGTCATTCCCGACGTCGTCACCCTCGGCAAAGGCTTTGGCAACGGCTTTCCCGTCACCTGCGTGGCGGTCCGCGAATGCTATAAAGAGAGCTTCGAGACCATCTCCGCCTCGAGCAGCTACGGTGGCAATCCCATGGCGTGCGCCGCGGCCCTCGCCGCCACCGAGGTCATCGAAGACGAAGGCCTCCTCGCCCACGCGGAGCACCTCGGTGCGGTCGCTTTGCGGCGCATGCAACGTATGCAGGCGGAGCACAAAATCATCGGCGATGTCCGCGCCAAGGGCTGCCTCATGGGCATTGAACTCGTCAAGGATCGGGCCGCGAAAACGCCGTTCGATCGCGCCGGCACGATGGTTTACCAAAAAGCCTTCCGCAAAGGCCTCGCGTGGATCCCGGCCGGCCACATTCTGCGCATGAGCCCGCCGATCGTTATGGATGAGGACACTCTCCTCAAAGGCCTCGACATGATCGACGAAGCCATCGGCGAAACAGCCCGCGAACTCGGGTTCGCCTGA
- a CDS encoding class I fructose-bisphosphate aldolase: protein MTSYRLNRLFNPKSRRCFDVAIDHGFFNEAAFLGGIEDIDRAVSVIVEAAPDAVQLTVGQARHLQKHPGRFKPSLVLRVDVANVYGKTLPRKPYSLMIEDAVEQAVRLDAACLCVNLFQIPNEPEVGEECVRNILRLKPACERYGMPMMVEPLVFQPNATHGGYMVDGDEKKIIPLVRQAAELGADLIKADPTDDVTLYHRVIEAASGLPVLVRGGGKVSDRVILERTAALLAQGASGIVYGRNIIQHPHPAAITKALMGMVHDNLSVDAALALVTR from the coding sequence GTGACCTCCTATCGCCTTAACCGCCTCTTCAATCCGAAATCCCGCCGCTGCTTCGACGTCGCGATCGACCACGGCTTCTTCAACGAAGCCGCCTTCCTCGGCGGCATTGAAGACATTGATCGCGCCGTCTCCGTCATCGTCGAAGCGGCGCCCGACGCCGTGCAACTCACCGTCGGCCAGGCCCGCCACCTCCAAAAGCACCCCGGCCGTTTCAAGCCCTCCCTCGTCCTGCGCGTCGACGTTGCCAACGTCTACGGCAAGACGCTGCCACGCAAACCCTACAGCCTCATGATCGAGGACGCCGTGGAGCAAGCCGTCCGCCTCGACGCCGCCTGCCTGTGCGTCAACCTCTTTCAAATTCCCAATGAACCCGAGGTGGGCGAGGAATGCGTGCGAAACATTCTCCGCCTGAAACCCGCCTGCGAGCGCTACGGCATGCCCATGATGGTTGAGCCGTTGGTCTTCCAACCCAACGCCACCCACGGCGGTTATATGGTCGACGGTGATGAGAAGAAAATCATCCCCTTGGTTCGCCAGGCGGCGGAACTCGGCGCCGATCTCATCAAGGCCGATCCGACCGACGACGTGACGCTCTACCACCGCGTCATTGAGGCCGCGAGCGGCCTCCCTGTGCTTGTGCGCGGCGGCGGCAAAGTCAGCGATCGCGTCATCCTCGAACGCACCGCCGCCCTGCTCGCGCAAGGTGCCTCCGGCATCGTGTATGGTCGCAACATCATTCAGCATCCGCACCCGGCCGCGATCACCAAAGCCCTCATGGGCATGGTGCACGACAACCTCAGCGTCGACGCCGCGCTCGCGCTCGTCACCCGCTGA
- a CDS encoding glycoside hydrolase family 88/105 protein encodes MISLRYLGLVLLGVVSAGVCSAGSFGDWPKGASPDEVGHRVAENYLARPYQLFGPQRVIHYVETCTWIGSLRFARDAGDRALHERLVRRFDPLLGPARILIPPALNVDYTVFGAVPLELYMETRDQRYLAPGLTLADQQWATPTDESKLSPEAKEGVAAGLSWHTRFWVDDMYMITMLQTQAYRATGEKKYIDRAAAEAVAYLDKLQQPNGLFYHAPDVPFFWGRGNGWFAAGMSELLSALPAENSQRARILVSYQRMMATLLKRQDQSGMWHQLIDDPASWEESSATGMFTFAFITGVKNGWLDEATYGPAARRGWLALVARIDEQGRVRDVCSGLNKANDRQHYFNAVRLVGDLHGQAPIMWCADALMR; translated from the coding sequence ATGATCAGCCTGCGTTATCTTGGACTCGTGTTACTCGGTGTGGTGAGTGCCGGCGTTTGTTCGGCCGGAAGTTTTGGCGACTGGCCAAAGGGTGCGTCGCCGGATGAAGTGGGTCATCGCGTCGCGGAAAACTATCTCGCGCGGCCCTACCAATTGTTTGGGCCGCAGCGGGTGATTCACTACGTGGAAACCTGCACGTGGATCGGTTCGCTGCGGTTTGCGCGCGATGCGGGCGATCGCGCCCTGCATGAGCGCCTGGTGCGGCGCTTCGATCCGTTGCTGGGCCCCGCGCGCATCCTGATTCCGCCGGCGCTGAACGTCGATTACACGGTCTTCGGCGCGGTGCCGCTGGAGTTGTATATGGAGACTCGCGACCAGCGTTATCTGGCGCCGGGGTTGACGCTGGCGGATCAGCAATGGGCGACGCCGACGGATGAAAGCAAACTCAGCCCGGAAGCGAAGGAAGGGGTCGCGGCGGGGCTGAGCTGGCACACGCGTTTCTGGGTGGATGACATGTATATGATTACGATGCTGCAAACGCAGGCGTATCGTGCGACGGGCGAGAAAAAATATATTGATCGTGCGGCGGCGGAAGCGGTCGCGTATCTGGACAAGCTGCAACAGCCGAACGGACTCTTCTATCACGCGCCGGATGTCCCGTTCTTTTGGGGGCGCGGCAACGGCTGGTTCGCGGCGGGCATGTCGGAGTTGCTGTCGGCGTTGCCGGCCGAGAATTCGCAGCGCGCCCGCATTCTGGTGAGTTACCAGCGCATGATGGCGACGTTGTTGAAGAGGCAGGACCAGAGCGGAATGTGGCACCAGTTAATCGACGATCCGGCATCGTGGGAGGAATCGTCGGCGACGGGGATGTTCACGTTTGCGTTCATCACCGGCGTAAAAAACGGCTGGTTGGACGAAGCGACGTATGGTCCGGCGGCGCGCCGGGGGTGGCTCGCCTTGGTGGCGCGGATCGACGAGCAAGGGCGGGTGCGCGATGTGTGCTCGGGCCTGAACAAGGCGAACGACCGGCAGCACTACTTTAACGCGGTGCGGCTGGTCGGCGATTTGCATGGGCAGGCGCCGATCATGTGGTGCGCGGATGCATTGATGCGCTGA
- a CDS encoding amidohydrolase family protein produces MLIDCHNHIGADLFFYFNGFYPYAQDLPALVTEGRRQGIDRWVVFPMVAHTWFDLGAMRRGELKPGGPEKIPYAFENERMLREIYDQFPDLGRFTLPFAILDPMREPEAQAATLRALHRDYPFYGLKIQATMTQADCGALLTTGRCFLELAEELNLPFLIHSSVIANDPWSEAGLLLRIAEQTPTVRFCLAHSCRFDRPYLDRVAELPNTWFDCSAHRIHCQGAALGLPFVAAEKRRFAADYRDPTSVLHALAETYPDKLLWGSDTPFETFIENTKTSSISLRSSYKEEVDCLRALPGSLRQKIAHDNLLALLQLKEPAILNR; encoded by the coding sequence ATGTTGATCGATTGCCACAACCACATCGGAGCTGACCTCTTCTTCTACTTTAACGGCTTCTACCCGTATGCGCAGGACCTGCCTGCGCTGGTCACGGAAGGCCGCCGCCAAGGCATTGATCGGTGGGTGGTCTTTCCGATGGTTGCGCACACGTGGTTCGACCTCGGCGCCATGCGGCGTGGCGAGCTGAAGCCGGGCGGCCCGGAGAAGATTCCTTACGCCTTCGAAAACGAGCGCATGCTGCGCGAGATCTACGATCAATTTCCCGACCTCGGCCGCTTCACGCTTCCGTTTGCCATCCTCGATCCCATGCGCGAGCCCGAGGCGCAAGCCGCCACGCTGCGTGCGCTGCATCGCGACTATCCGTTCTACGGCCTGAAAATCCAGGCCACCATGACCCAGGCCGATTGCGGCGCCCTGCTCACCACCGGCCGTTGCTTCCTGGAACTCGCCGAAGAGTTGAACCTGCCGTTCCTGATTCACTCCAGTGTGATCGCCAATGATCCGTGGTCCGAAGCGGGCCTCCTGCTGCGCATCGCCGAACAAACGCCGACCGTGCGATTCTGCCTCGCGCATTCCTGCCGCTTCGATCGTCCCTACCTCGACCGCGTCGCCGAGTTGCCCAACACTTGGTTCGACTGCTCCGCCCATCGCATCCATTGTCAGGGCGCCGCCCTTGGCCTGCCGTTCGTCGCCGCTGAGAAACGCCGTTTCGCGGCCGATTACCGGGATCCGACGAGCGTCCTCCACGCGCTCGCGGAAACCTATCCCGATAAACTGCTCTGGGGCTCCGATACGCCCTTCGAAACCTTTATCGAAAACACCAAAACGAGCAGCATCTCGCTGCGCTCCAGCTATAAGGAAGAAGTCGATTGCCTGCGCGCACTGCCGGGATCCCTGCGGCAAAAAATCGCGCACGACAACCTCCTCGCGTTGCTCCAACTCAAGGAACCGGCGATTCTCAACCGCTGA
- a CDS encoding VOC family protein gives MQLEHFALNVADARAHARWLVQHLGFSVARSRVDAPYTHFLADDTGRVVVELYSNPQAAVPDYAAAHPLCFHFAVVSTDAHADRRRLEAAGATHFLDEPQPDGSQLVMLRDPWGVPLQLCQRARPF, from the coding sequence ATGCAACTCGAACATTTCGCCCTCAACGTCGCCGATGCGCGCGCCCACGCTCGCTGGCTCGTGCAACATCTCGGCTTCTCCGTTGCCCGCAGCCGCGTGGACGCGCCCTACACCCACTTCCTGGCCGATGATACCGGCCGGGTGGTCGTAGAGTTGTATTCGAATCCCCAAGCCGCCGTGCCCGATTACGCCGCCGCCCACCCGCTCTGTTTCCACTTCGCCGTCGTGTCCACCGACGCGCACGCCGACCGCCGCCGCCTCGAGGCCGCAGGCGCGACGCATTTCCTCGATGAACCGCAGCCCGACGGTTCCCAACTCGTGATGCTGCGCGATCCGTGGGGTGTGCCCCTGCAACTCTGCCAGCGCGCCCGCCCGTTTTAA
- a CDS encoding DUF4838 domain-containing protein, whose protein sequence is MRSLLQLSCALMAALLFVRAARSQVTLTHDGQPTSVILTATNRSAIVLLAAQELQKHLQIMSGALVPIDFVGQESHYNGKSLIYLGTGVAAPSTAEFYTIRTVGTNLYIVGKDTGSTNYTDLSGCQPGNLFGVYHLLNEILGVRWLWPGDLGIVAPPTPTIIVPATDLTTGPNMVQRKFRNPRDGFYTGGASSYVGTALTIPAVPTDAATRLQLGNEELLWQRRMRMGTRKNLSFGHSETKWWATYGATHPEYFAVLYSGSQPKPAADRVKLHVSGDATIAAKVQEWINLGKPSTFNVCPNDSRNFCVCPECLAWDYPSQPASIINSDSSALLSDRYARWYTELANRIKAIRPDTILYGYAYDVYRKAPIMATVPDNVALAYIPGAASDTVKSQIADTEADVLGWIAHGCTQMYLRPNWMLSAHAGPFWPTYRMGNHFRDMLAGGYLLGLDSDSSAGSYSNFGLYYYMVARLMSKPTITIDQIMDEYCSGFGRAAGRMRDYFSYWENFIYNQADQGNTDILGWSTGMAAYGATYTDAAFDGAEKILDDAVAQLGAGETAARDRIAFLRIACIHGRLTAQALRLTDTTKKTVALRALLAYRNATASTFALWREWLIDREGYGAGLTSLWTAVLATPTIGYGSNAGAFIDSGGQVVLEAEHATARTAGTGTFAGVAWQDNTTTPGAIGTAVQALPNAGAAANETTSTPRLDFTVDFRSTGTWYVWVRLPALAAADDSVNIGLDGAITAKNLQNTSGAWTWTNTGTAGRATINITTIGVHTFNVWMREDGVVLDRILLTNNAAFSLAPTDTGPAESATRATTEHLLVVGSGTGDGYYGESSFVALSADPAPANYIFDRWVGDTAGLLSPTSANTTLAMPAADTRVDASYKLSPSADSDGDGILDAWELAHFGNLTTANATSDTDGDGVTDHDEFLAGTDPNDPNSRLRITSMIKNAQGDIVLQWPGVAGKTYRLMTTTDLQSGQWTPISVDIAAVTPVTTYTVRTSSPRLFLRVEVE, encoded by the coding sequence ATGCGCAGCCTCCTGCAGCTCTCGTGCGCGCTGATGGCCGCCCTCCTCTTTGTTCGCGCCGCGCGCAGCCAGGTCACGCTCACGCACGACGGGCAACCCACCTCCGTCATCCTCACGGCCACCAACCGCAGCGCCATTGTGCTGCTCGCCGCCCAAGAACTGCAGAAGCATCTGCAGATCATGTCGGGCGCGCTCGTGCCCATCGATTTTGTCGGCCAGGAATCCCACTACAACGGCAAGAGCCTGATCTACCTCGGCACCGGCGTCGCCGCTCCCTCCACGGCGGAGTTTTATACCATCCGCACGGTCGGCACCAACCTCTACATCGTCGGCAAGGACACCGGCTCGACCAACTACACCGATCTCTCCGGCTGTCAGCCCGGCAACCTCTTTGGCGTTTATCATCTGCTCAACGAAATCCTCGGCGTCCGCTGGCTCTGGCCCGGCGACCTCGGCATCGTGGCGCCGCCCACACCAACCATCATCGTGCCCGCGACCGATCTCACCACGGGACCCAACATGGTGCAGCGCAAATTCCGCAACCCGCGCGACGGCTTCTACACCGGCGGCGCGTCCTCCTACGTCGGCACCGCGCTCACGATTCCCGCCGTGCCCACCGATGCCGCCACGCGCCTCCAACTCGGCAACGAAGAGCTCCTCTGGCAACGCCGCATGCGCATGGGCACCCGCAAAAATCTCTCGTTCGGTCACTCGGAAACGAAGTGGTGGGCGACCTATGGCGCCACGCACCCGGAGTATTTCGCCGTCCTCTATTCCGGTTCCCAGCCCAAGCCCGCCGCCGACCGCGTCAAACTCCACGTCTCCGGCGACGCCACGATCGCCGCCAAAGTCCAGGAATGGATCAACCTCGGCAAACCCAGCACGTTCAACGTCTGCCCCAACGACAGTCGCAACTTCTGCGTCTGCCCCGAGTGCCTCGCGTGGGATTACCCGTCCCAGCCCGCCAGCATCATCAACTCCGATAGCTCCGCGCTGCTCAGCGATCGCTACGCCCGCTGGTATACCGAGCTCGCCAACCGCATCAAAGCCATCCGCCCCGACACCATCCTCTACGGTTACGCCTACGACGTTTACCGCAAAGCGCCGATCATGGCCACTGTCCCCGACAACGTCGCCCTCGCCTACATCCCCGGCGCGGCGAGCGATACCGTCAAATCGCAGATCGCCGACACCGAAGCCGACGTCCTCGGCTGGATCGCCCACGGCTGCACCCAAATGTATCTTCGGCCCAACTGGATGCTCTCCGCGCACGCCGGCCCCTTCTGGCCCACCTACCGCATGGGCAACCACTTTCGCGACATGCTCGCCGGCGGCTATCTGCTCGGCCTCGATTCCGATAGCTCCGCCGGCAGCTACTCCAACTTTGGGCTATATTATTATATGGTCGCCCGACTGATGTCCAAGCCGACCATCACGATTGACCAGATCATGGATGAATATTGCTCCGGCTTCGGCCGCGCCGCCGGCCGCATGCGCGACTATTTCAGCTATTGGGAAAACTTCATTTATAACCAGGCCGACCAAGGCAACACCGACATCCTCGGCTGGTCCACCGGCATGGCGGCGTATGGCGCGACCTACACCGATGCCGCCTTCGACGGCGCGGAAAAAATCCTCGACGATGCCGTCGCCCAACTCGGCGCCGGCGAAACCGCCGCCCGCGACCGCATCGCCTTTCTCCGCATCGCCTGCATCCACGGCCGTCTCACCGCGCAAGCCCTTCGCCTGACCGATACGACCAAGAAGACCGTCGCCCTCCGCGCCCTCCTCGCCTATCGCAACGCCACCGCCAGCACCTTCGCCCTCTGGCGCGAATGGCTGATCGATCGCGAGGGCTACGGCGCCGGCCTCACCAGCCTCTGGACCGCCGTGCTCGCTACGCCCACCATCGGCTACGGCTCCAACGCCGGTGCGTTCATCGACTCCGGCGGCCAGGTCGTGCTCGAAGCCGAACACGCCACCGCACGCACCGCCGGCACCGGCACCTTCGCCGGCGTCGCCTGGCAGGACAACACCACCACGCCCGGCGCCATCGGCACCGCCGTGCAAGCCCTGCCCAACGCCGGCGCCGCCGCCAACGAAACCACCAGCACGCCCCGCCTCGACTTCACCGTCGATTTCCGCAGCACCGGCACGTGGTATGTCTGGGTCCGCCTCCCCGCCCTCGCCGCCGCCGACGACTCCGTCAACATCGGCCTCGACGGTGCCATCACCGCGAAGAATCTGCAGAACACCTCCGGCGCGTGGACGTGGACCAACACCGGCACCGCGGGCCGCGCCACCATCAACATCACCACCATCGGCGTTCACACGTTCAACGTCTGGATGCGCGAGGACGGCGTCGTGCTCGACCGCATTCTTCTCACCAACAACGCCGCCTTCTCCCTCGCCCCCACCGACACCGGCCCCGCCGAAAGCGCCACTCGCGCGACCACCGAGCACCTGCTCGTCGTCGGCTCCGGCACCGGCGATGGCTACTACGGCGAAAGCTCTTTCGTCGCCCTCTCCGCCGACCCCGCGCCCGCCAACTACATCTTCGACCGCTGGGTGGGCGATACCGCCGGCCTCCTCAGTCCGACCTCCGCCAACACCACGCTGGCGATGCCCGCCGCCGACACCCGCGTCGACGCTTCCTATAAACTCAGCCCGAGCGCCGACTCCGATGGCGATGGCATTCTCGACGCGTGGGAACTCGCCCACTTCGGCAATCTCACCACCGCCAACGCCACGTCCGACACCGACGGCGACGGCGTGACCGACCACGACGAGTTCCTCGCCGGCACCGACCCCAACGACCCGAACTCCCGCCTGCGCATCACCAGCATGATCAAAAACGCCCAGGGCGACATCGTTCTCCAATGGCCCGGCGTCGCCGGCAAAACCTACCGCCTGATGACCACCACCGATTTGCAAAGCGGCCAGTGGACACCCATCTCCGTCGATATCGCCGCCGTGACCCCGGTCACCACCTACACCGTGCGCACCAGCTCGCCGCGCCTCTTCTTGCGCGTTGAAGTCGAGTGA
- the kduI gene encoding 5-dehydro-4-deoxy-D-glucuronate isomerase encodes MNLLPAIDIRAYAGSSPAKLKSDFLVDGLFVRGKATFSYWETDRTVLGGIVPTTRPLTLPCPKELAATYFNERRETGVINIGGAGAVEVDGARYDLARYDCLYIGRGAQQVVFHSTEKGRPAHFYLLSYPAHTAYPTQHVKHADAPGVSLGSATDKNSRVLYKYIHPAGVKSCQLVMGLTMIQTGSKWNTMPPHTHLRRSEVYLYFDLPPTGFVKHYVGRPDGIRNLRLRNRQAVLSPPWSIHCGAGSVHYSFIWGMGGENQEFADMDPVDPALIR; translated from the coding sequence ATGAACCTGCTACCTGCGATCGATATTCGAGCCTATGCCGGCTCGAGTCCCGCTAAACTCAAATCCGATTTTCTCGTCGACGGGCTCTTCGTCCGGGGCAAAGCCACGTTTAGCTATTGGGAAACCGATCGCACTGTGCTCGGCGGCATCGTGCCCACAACCCGCCCCCTCACGCTGCCGTGCCCAAAGGAGCTCGCCGCGACCTACTTCAACGAGCGTCGGGAAACCGGCGTCATCAACATCGGCGGCGCCGGCGCGGTGGAAGTCGACGGCGCGCGCTACGATCTCGCGCGCTACGACTGCCTCTATATCGGCCGCGGCGCGCAGCAGGTCGTTTTCCATTCCACGGAGAAGGGCCGGCCCGCGCACTTCTATCTCCTCAGCTATCCCGCGCACACCGCGTATCCGACCCAACACGTAAAACACGCCGATGCGCCCGGCGTCTCCCTCGGCTCCGCGACCGATAAAAACAGCCGCGTCCTCTACAAATACATCCATCCCGCCGGCGTGAAAAGCTGCCAGCTCGTCATGGGCCTCACGATGATTCAGACCGGCAGCAAGTGGAACACCATGCCGCCGCACACCCACCTCCGGCGTTCCGAGGTGTATCTCTATTTCGATCTTCCGCCCACCGGCTTCGTGAAACACTACGTCGGCCGTCCGGATGGCATTCGCAATCTGCGCCTCCGCAACCGCCAGGCCGTCCTCTCGCCGCCGTGGTCCATTCACTGCGGCGCCGGCAGCGTCCACTATTCCTTCATCTGGGGCATGGGCGGCGAGAACCAGGAATTCGCCGACATGGATCCCGTCGATCCGGCCCTCATTCGCTGA
- the kduD gene encoding 2-dehydro-3-deoxy-D-gluconate 5-dehydrogenase KduD: MSGILDRFSLAGQVAVVTGASRGLGAAIAVALAEAGADVALVARGDVSAAEQAIAALGRRSLRLAEDVGAPDAAARIHDAVLKDFGRADILVNNAGIIRRASVLEFSETDWDDVLNVNLSAAFRLSQRFAAGWVRAGQPGKIVNIASMLSFQGGVRVVSYTAAKSALAGITRAMANELAAHRININAVAPGYMATDNTEALRADPARNRAILDRIPAGRWGEPGDLAGAVVFLASSASDYLHGHVLAVDGGWLAR; this comes from the coding sequence ATGAGCGGAATTCTTGATCGCTTCAGCCTCGCCGGCCAGGTCGCCGTCGTCACCGGCGCCTCGCGCGGCCTCGGCGCCGCCATCGCGGTCGCCCTCGCGGAAGCCGGCGCCGATGTCGCCCTCGTCGCCCGCGGCGATGTCTCCGCCGCCGAGCAGGCCATCGCCGCCCTCGGCCGCCGCAGCCTCCGCCTCGCCGAAGACGTCGGCGCACCCGATGCCGCCGCGCGCATTCACGACGCCGTGCTCAAAGACTTTGGTCGCGCCGACATCCTCGTGAACAACGCCGGCATCATCCGCCGCGCGTCGGTCCTGGAATTCAGCGAGACCGACTGGGACGACGTCCTCAACGTCAACCTCTCCGCCGCCTTCCGCCTGAGCCAGCGCTTCGCCGCCGGCTGGGTGCGCGCCGGCCAGCCCGGCAAAATCGTCAACATCGCCTCGATGCTGTCGTTCCAAGGCGGCGTGCGCGTCGTGTCCTACACCGCCGCCAAAAGCGCCCTCGCCGGCATCACCCGCGCGATGGCCAACGAACTCGCGGCGCACCGCATCAACATCAACGCCGTCGCGCCGGGCTACATGGCGACCGACAACACCGAGGCGCTCCGCGCCGATCCCGCGCGCAACCGCGCCATCCTCGACCGCATCCCGGCCGGGCGTTGGGGCGAGCCGGGCGATCTCGCTGGCGCCGTCGTCTTCCTCGCCTCCTCCGCGTCCGACTACCTCCACGGCCACGTGCTCGCCGTCGACGGTGGCTGGCTCGCCCGTTAA